In Deinococcus depolymerans, the following are encoded in one genomic region:
- a CDS encoding roadblock/LC7 domain-containing protein, whose amino-acid sequence MIEPSLALYGDAFERVDQLIQDLLETTGVRYGLLVDRKGFVLSHKEALWAPRPPALDSVATLVASNAAATAALANMLGERTFSEQIHQGENGTLYVESVGTDSLLTLIFDASVPLGKVKVYAKKSITQIAAILEELKDIPPVQLGEDFSQGANALLDDLLG is encoded by the coding sequence ATGATTGAACCTTCACTGGCGCTGTACGGCGACGCCTTCGAGCGCGTGGATCAACTGATTCAGGACCTGCTGGAAACCACGGGCGTCCGCTACGGCCTGCTGGTCGACCGTAAGGGTTTCGTCCTGTCGCACAAGGAGGCGCTGTGGGCGCCGCGTCCGCCCGCGCTGGACAGCGTCGCCACGCTGGTCGCCAGCAACGCCGCCGCGACCGCCGCGCTGGCGAACATGCTGGGCGAACGCACCTTCAGCGAACAGATCCACCAGGGCGAGAACGGCACCCTGTACGTCGAATCGGTCGGTACCGACTCGCTGCTCACGCTGATCTTCGACGCCAGCGTCCCGCTGGGCAAGGTGAAGGTGTACGCCAAGAAGAGCATTACGCAGATCGCCGCGATCCTCGAGGAACTCAAGGACATCCCCCCGGTGCAGCTCGGTGAGGACTTCAGTCAGGGCGCGAACGCGCTGCTCGACGATCTGCTCGGCTGA